The window AGCTCTCCGAAGTCTAACCGAACCAGGAGAGTGTGGCTTGGGTTTTCTTACATGTCAATGGCGAGGTAACtgtttggtgaagatgaagtGTCAGCATCTTGTTCTTCGCTTCGTCTGTGTATCAACCCCCGCACTTTATGTAGCTGCCGACCGGAGCCGACTCGTCCGTTACATTCGCCTAGAAGCAATacatctcctgctcctttgtgcaacctcaaccaacatTGATGAGATGATAAACTTACCGACCGCTATCACTGCCGTCCTGGCCGGCGCTCACCTCGGGGGATAAGATCGATTCAGAGATTGGGGTGGGCAGGAACATGTCCGACGACTCGGCTGAGAGCTTGCCAAAGGTCAAGGCCATCTCGCGAGCGAGCCCAGAGAGTTTCTGGACATCGATAGCCAGTGGCTCGAGAAACTTGTCGATTTCAAGCGTCGAACCCATGTTGACGACTGTACAAAGGAAACAAGGGGGGGTACAGATGCTGTAGGAGAACGAGATGCTTCTAACACTTCGGGTAACGGCTGTCGATGGCCCAAGAGGAACCAAAACGTGCTGAACGCGTAAATATTGTTGCTTGGAAAGAATTCAAAACAAAATAACCATGGGAAAGTCGCTAAGTGGCGGAGTGCTTCCCATAGCTGTTGGTAAACTGCAGGAACGACGACGGACGGGCACCTTCGATATTCAAGAGCGATGGAATCTTCCCCCCCCTGAAGCATTTGCCGCTAAGAGAGGGAAACAGAAAcatataaaaaaaaaacaccttCGAGTCTGCCAAAATATTGGCCTGTGACGAGCAATATTGAATACGCTGCCTCTTTGGGCTACATCAGCGTCCCAATGTCACGTATCATCGACTCAGCAGGCAGCATGTCGTGGAGGTTGCCTTTGGGGCCACGATCACCACAGCCAATCAGCGGTCTTGTTACACCTTGATGGCGTCCTTCAGCGCACCCACCTGTTCTGCCAGCAGGGGGTCGCCCTCAGCGTGCAACCACGGGAGAGGCACGACGACGTCCATCGTCAAAACAGGAAACCTTCGGGAATTTCTAGATGCATGAACGGGACCCCAAAATAGCCACGGGAGTGTTTAAGCTCGTCTCTTAATCTGCTCATTGCATGCCCCTGCATTTCATTTTCgcccaaccctaacccaacAGACGATACTATGGAAACTCCGTTTTGAGTCGTGTCTTGTCTCATGGCCATGACACATGCTGATATGCCTGTTATCTATACATTATTGTCTTGCTGTGGTCCATCTTCTAATGCCCATTGATCCTCCCTCCATTCAGAGTCAGCTCCTCTAGCTCAGCTCTCATCTTCCGGTACTGCTCCTgtgcctctctctccctggTGCTGACAAATGCAACCTCGGCCCTGAGAGCTCCAAGACGTCTTTGAATCGCGGCCTCCTCTGATGTCTGCAGGACCTTGAACCCACTCAGCGCAGCCCTGGCCTTTTCCAAAGCCTCGTGGGCCTCCCCAATCTTCTTGCGCAGCATCTCGGCCCGGTTCTTGTACCCGCCCAAGTGCAGATTCAACTTCTTTTCCAGCTTATTGCCCTTCTCTGCGGAAGCAATTAAGGCGTCGATAGCAGTCTGAATCATGTTAGCCCATACACATTCTTGAGTTTTCCGCCCCTGTGTGTGGGAGACGTGTGGAAGAACTTACGTCCAGTGCCGATCGCATGATGGCAATgttttgctcctcctcgctgtcatcctcatcgtcataGCACCCAAGACCCAGCAACAGGGCGTTGGTATTGTTCCTGTTGTACACTGCCTGGACAGCCTCCGGCTTCGGCTTTTCCCTCATCTCCATGAGAATCTGAAGGCGAGCCTCTTCTAGAGAATCATCTTCGAAACGGGCGATATCCACCGGCTTCACGTTTGGTGGCGCCCCTGGAAGTGGGTATTTGGTCGCATCATGTGCCATCAACAGGGCCGCTTCCTTCGCCACCAGCTTCTCCACCTCACTCTCGTCACTCTTGCTCAGCTCTGCGAATGTAGCTTTCCAGTCTACATATACTGGCCTTGGCAAGTCCTTTTGCATGACCTGGGTCCGTCTCTTGCGCTCCAAGTACTCGCGGGCTTCGCGGATCTGCCGCTCTCTGCGATCTCGCTCCgccgcatcctcctccgtctcctgcGCAACAGCCGGCTCCTGTTGCTCATCCGGCAGTTCCAATTCCCAGTCAGTTTCCTTGGGTTTGGGCAGGGCGGCAAGTCTTTCCTTGAGTTGGTGTCGGAGAGATAGATCGCGCAGTCTGGCGTCGTTAGGGGTTCCTCCAACCATGGACATTTCATCATCGTTGGCGTTCAGCGCGAAGCTATCGCGAGGCGTGCGATGAGGAGTTTGGCCAACCCTGGCCGGAGTAGCGCCGACCCCATTTGCGCCCGACCGGAAAGGGGTTGCCAGCGGGTTTTCCGTGACTATCACCTGCCTCCGTGGCGCTACCGATTCGAACCCGGTTGAACCTGCACCCTCATGGAGAGGGGTgttctcaccacccaacagAGATGACTGCGTCTCAGTCAAGGCTCTAATGTTCCGGATCTCGTTCGCGATGTGGTCTTCTTGCGCGGGAGCTCGAGGTGTTCTGATCGGCGCGCTGGTGTTGAGCGTTGTGTAGTTGCCAACCAAGCCGCGGGTGGCATCATTGTCGCTCTCGCGAGCCATCATGCTTGCCCTTTCTCCGATCATGCCCATCTTGACGATTTCCTCCAActcaccctcgccaacctgaGGGGCTGGAAGCACTAGCGCTCTCCTCTTGCTACTCTGCTCTGCCTCGCGCATCTTCTGCATCTGACCAGCCTTGAGCGCTGCCTGCATCGACTGCGAGGGCCCCTCGTTCTTTTTTCGCTTCCTATCAccttcctcatcgccctcccccttccgCTTGTTGCCAACTTGCTGCTTCTTGGGGTCGAAATGGGCTCGCTGCCACTCGTTGCGCGCAATCTCCTCAGTCGTATCGTAGAATCCAGGGACAGCCTTCTTTTCGAACGGAATATCGGCATTATAGTCCATctgccccttcttccttgTTGTCAccttgatgttgatgccggcCGTTTTCAGCTCTCGTCGTTTCTGAAGCGCTGCCAACCGTCTGGACTCCTCCTGCTGTCGTTCACGGGCCTTGCGCTTGGCCTTCTTGCCCTGTGTATTGGCAAGACGGGCGCGCGCCTCGCTCAGCATttccttctcgtcctcgtcgagaTCGATGGTGTCGGGTCGGGCAGGCTTCGTTTCGGGATCGGGATCCACCTCGCCAGGGCGTAAACGTCGAACATCATCGGCGGATGGTGCCtgggcttctcctccatcgGGACCGGTCAGACCGAGAGACGAGGCTTCTCGTTGTTCGGCTTCGTCGAGGAGTTTCTGGTAGCGTTCGAGACACTGGTTGGCAGTGCGGCCAACAATCGGGGCGATGGTGCGCCATTGCGTGGGCATCAACTTTGCCAAATGTAACAACttttcatcctcctccttgctccactcgatcttcttgatgctGGGGTCGAGCCACTCGTTCCATCTTGCCTTGCactgttttggtgttttccGGGCCAAGAGCGACG is drawn from Podospora pseudocomata strain CBS 415.72m chromosome 1 map unlocalized CBS415.72m_1, whole genome shotgun sequence and contains these coding sequences:
- the CEF1 gene encoding Pre-mRNA-splicing factor cef1 (BUSCO:EOG09261CXQ; COG:K; EggNog:ENOG503NU2G), with the protein product MPVVKGGVWTNIEDEILKASVSKYGLNQWARVSSLLARKTPKQCKARWNEWLDPSIKKIEWSKEEDEKLLHLAKLMPTQWRTIAPIVGRTANQCLERYQKLLDEAEQREASSLGLTGPDGGEAQAPSADDVRRLRPGEVDPDPETKPARPDTIDLDEDEKEMLSEARARLANTQGKKAKRKARERQQEESRRLAALQKRRELKTAGINIKVTTRKKGQMDYNADIPFEKKAVPGFYDTTEEIARNEWQRAHFDPKKQQVGNKRKGEGDEEGDRKRKKNEGPSQSMQAALKAGQMQKMREAEQSSKRRALVLPAPQVGEGELEEIVKMGMIGERASMMARESDNDATRGLVGNYTTLNTSAPIRTPRAPAQEDHIANEIRNIRALTETQSSLLGGENTPLHEGAGSTGFESVAPRRQVIVTENPLATPFRSGANGVGATPARVGQTPHRTPRDSFALNANDDEMSMVGGTPNDARLRDLSLRHQLKERLAALPKPKETDWELELPDEQQEPAVAQETEEDAAERDRRERQIREAREYLERKRRTQVMQKDLPRPVYVDWKATFAELSKSDESEVEKLVAKEAALLMAHDATKYPLPGAPPNVKPVDIARFEDDSLEEARLQILMEMREKPKPEAVQAVYNRNNTNALLLGLGCYDDEDDSEEEQNIAIMRSALDTAIDALIASAEKGNKLEKKLNLHLGGYKNRAEMLRKKIGEAHEALEKARAALSGFKVLQTSEEAAIQRRLGALRAEVAFVSTREREAQEQYRKMRAELEELTLNGGRINGH